The following are encoded in a window of uncultured Sphaerochaeta sp. genomic DNA:
- a CDS encoding IS110 family transposase: protein MSIVALDIASKSATFCVMGTQGVQSQGSLTFDHDGFSTFIASTQVSDASLFVMESTGGYHLPLYHFLLNHGRKARIINPLLIKHFHDGQTLRRTKTDALDAVTIARYAQAHMSALQEDRMQLDSESKMLARRRAANAEDLAKAKTILKSDLAVAFPELLAFNVYTKTLLAFLGVYGSARDVLDATEWQLQQALEVQRGRKSEEITVQHIKDLAQTSIGVSYRAAMVRDSAKAVLACQQRDEELTKALVELEKTLHRRQMEILVSIPGIGEVTASHFLSEIPDISQFATYQKLIAFAGTDPGIYESGNSSKQLRISKHGNPVLRKYLYLMADSCVKHNIVFNTYYHKKRDAGFPHRKAMVATMNKLVRTLYALLSKDEMYSL from the coding sequence ATGTCCATCGTCGCATTGGATATCGCCAGCAAATCTGCCACATTCTGTGTTATGGGAACCCAGGGAGTACAAAGCCAGGGTTCGCTCACCTTCGACCATGACGGCTTCTCTACCTTCATTGCTTCCACCCAGGTGAGCGATGCCTCGCTGTTCGTCATGGAATCCACCGGGGGCTACCACCTGCCGCTGTACCACTTTCTCTTGAACCACGGCAGGAAAGCACGTATCATTAACCCATTGCTCATCAAGCACTTTCATGACGGGCAGACGCTCAGAAGGACCAAGACCGACGCTCTTGATGCCGTTACCATAGCCCGGTATGCGCAAGCCCACATGAGTGCATTGCAGGAGGACAGGATGCAGCTTGACAGCGAGAGCAAGATGCTCGCCAGGCGCAGGGCCGCCAATGCCGAGGATCTTGCAAAGGCAAAGACCATCCTCAAGAGTGACCTGGCGGTCGCCTTCCCCGAGTTGCTTGCATTCAATGTCTACACCAAGACCCTGCTGGCTTTTCTGGGTGTCTACGGCAGTGCAAGGGATGTGCTCGACGCCACCGAATGGCAACTGCAGCAGGCACTGGAGGTACAGAGAGGACGCAAGAGCGAGGAAATAACCGTACAGCACATCAAGGATCTCGCCCAGACCTCCATAGGTGTCAGCTACCGTGCCGCCATGGTCCGTGACAGCGCCAAGGCCGTGCTCGCATGCCAGCAGCGGGACGAGGAGCTCACCAAGGCCCTGGTGGAGCTCGAGAAGACCCTGCACCGACGCCAGATGGAAATCCTCGTGTCCATCCCCGGTATCGGGGAGGTGACGGCTTCCCACTTCCTTTCCGAGATTCCCGATATCTCCCAGTTTGCCACCTACCAGAAGCTCATCGCCTTCGCAGGCACCGATCCGGGTATCTACGAGTCGGGAAACTCCAGCAAGCAGCTGAGGATATCCAAGCATGGGAATCCTGTGCTGAGGAAGTATCTGTACCTGATGGCTGACAGCTGTGTGAAACACAACATCGTCTTCAATACGTATTACCACAAGAAACGGGATGCCGGATTCCCCCATAGGAAGGCCATGGTCGCAACTATGAACAAGCTCGTAAGGACACTCTATGCCTTGTTGTCCAAGGATGAGATGTATTCTCTCTGA